The following proteins are co-located in the Pararge aegeria chromosome 3, ilParAegt1.1, whole genome shotgun sequence genome:
- the LOC120637454 gene encoding uncharacterized protein LOC120637454 — MTEFNWDDSAVLLLIEKYQENELLWNPRHMDFKNRNKRNDAVRDIASVFNIASTEIERKLKNLSSHYFREKRKFEESKRSGSGRDDVQLPKWFAYKALSFLNDKNAPVPTLNSHTPSSSQDNITPQTTLPSTRTSRKRNIEREPEVDEALQLLREITSNARQRDDAAIFADYISSKLRKMDHYTMCTVQHQIQNIIYEAEMRMGSMNFDTSNTTQPLRYQNVRPGYFTGQPTTLAMSPSPSTSRSYSVQSDYEMQNSPDVNTSDSLLQVLENNLTK, encoded by the exons atgacaGAATTTAACTGGGATGATAGTgctgtacttttattaatagaaaagtaTCAAGAAAATGAACTATTGTGGAACCCAAGGCATATGGATTTCAAGAATCGCAACAAAAGAAACGATGCTGTTAGGGATATTGCTTCTGTGTTCAACATAGCATCAACAGAAATTGAGAGAAAACTGAAGAATTTATCTAGCCATTATTTTCGAGAAAAACGCAAATTTGAAGAATCTAAAAGGAGTGGATCTGGACGGGATGATGTTCAATTGCCGAAATGGTTTGCTTATAAGGCGTTatcatttcttaatgacaagaatgCACCGGTACCGACTCTGAACAGCCACACACCTAGT tcttcTCAAGATAATATCACTCCCCAGACTACGCTACCTTCGACAAGGACTTCACGAAAGCGAAATATAGAGAGAGAACCTGAAGTTGATGAAGCTTTGCAATTACTGAGGGAGATCACGTCTAATGCAAGGCAACGCGATGATGCTGCTATATTTGCAGACTATATAAGTAGCAAGTTGAGGAAGATGGATCATTACACGATGTGTACAGTACAACATCAAATCCAGAATATTATCTATGAAGCAGAAATGAGAATGGGTTCGATGAATTTTGATACTAGTAATACTACTCAGCCTCTTCGTTATCAAAATGTTCGTCCAGGATACTTCACCGGCCAACCTACAACGTTAGCAATGTCACCGTCGCCCTCAACTTCGCGCTCTTACTCTGTTCAATCAGACTATGAAATGCAAAATAGCCCAGATGTCAATACAAGTGACAGTCTGTTACAAgtcttggaaaataatttaaccaaataa
- the LOC120637372 gene encoding uncharacterized protein LOC120637372, with protein MLDYDIVACIASVVLYVIIHKKNRKIKRRYWVRPSLRNRPNVSPILEDFRRDDINRRNIRSKFNTFLRISSEEFEILLNLTGPMISKTDTRWRNAVSASDRLAITLRYLATGDSYFSLGTLFKVSPQVISLIILDVCQTLVSTLSNYLRMPNTHGEWLSVARSFMQKWNVPNCVGALDGKHIRILCPTNSGSEFFNYKSYFSIVLLALIDANYNFLYVDIGCQGRISDGGVLRNSTLFDMIRDGTLSLPQAIPLQGRNTPVPFYFIGDDAFPISQNIIKPFSGYHAKGSPERVFNYRLSRGRMVVEDAFGILSNKFRILHSRIGLQNEKAKIVVMACVHLHNFMKRNERTTDGVLNEMQQNIPQIALNVEPSVIRNELKCYFLSEQGQLPWQYQI; from the exons ATGTTGGACTATGATATAGTTGCGTGTATCGCAAGTGTAGTGTTGTatgtcattattcataaaaagaaccGCAAAATCAAACGAAGATATTGGGTCAGACCAAGTCTTCGAAATAGGCCTAATGTGTCCCCGATACTTGAAGATTTTAGAAGGGACGACATAAACCGAAGAAATATTCGTTcgaaatttaacacttttctaAGGATCTCTAGTgaagaatttgaaatattactgaATTTAACTGGACCCATGAtatcaaaaactgacacccGCTGGAGAAATGCTGTGTCAGCTTCCGATCGACTAGCAATTACTTTGAGATACCTGGCTACAGGAGACTCTTATTTTTCACTCGGTACACTGTTTAAAGTGTCTCCacaagttatttctttaataattctagATGTTTGTCAAACTTTGGTGTCTACATTATCCAATTATTTAAGG atgccGAATACACATGGAGAATGGCTATCAGTGGCTCGAAGTTTCATGCAGAAATGGAATGTACCTAATTGCGTAGGTGCCCTCGATGGGAAACATATACGTATACTATGTCCAACTAATAGCGGTtctgagttttttaattataagtcatATTTCAGTATTGTTTTGCTAGCTTTAATCGATgccaattataactttttatacgtaGACATTGGATGTCAGGGCAGAATATCTGATGGTGGAGTTCTACGAAATTCAACTTTATTTGATATGATACGAGATGGAACTTTAAGTCTGCCACAAGCGATTCCATTACAAGGGAGAAATACACCTGTACCTTTTTATTTCATCGGTGACGATGCTTTCCCCATCtcacagaatataataaaaccgtttTCTGGATATCATGCAAAAGGATCACCTGAGagggtttttaattatagactTAGTCGCGGGCGCATGGTTGTAGAAGACGCGTTTGgcattttatctaataaattcagaattttgcATTCACGCATTGGTTTACAAAATGAGAAAGCAAAAATTGTCGTGATGGCTTGTGTGCATCtgcataattttatgaagaGAAATGAAAGAACTACTGATGGAGTTTTGAACGAAATGCAACAAAATATACCGCAGATCGCTCTAAATGTAGAACCAAGTGTAATTAGAAATGagctaaaatgttattttctatcGGAACAAGGTCAGCTTCCTTggcaatatcaaatataa